The following DNA comes from Candidatus Caccoplasma merdavium.
ATTACTGCATCGTGATGTTCTCTGACCTCACCCGCAAGGTGACTATGCAGAACCTCTATCACGACGGCGGATTTTCGAGCATGGGCATGAGCCTGCGCGCCATGGACCAGTATAACAAGAGTTTCGACGAATACCGCAACCCCGAAACGGGAGAAATCGTCTACGGATAACCTCCGAGCCCATCTTTCCCCCAACATAATGCAAAAAGCCCGGCGTTGCCGGGCTTTTTGCATAAAAAAGAGAAAGGACTTTAAACCTTTTTTCCCGTTTCGCGTCTAACCGCAGAATCATCGTCAAAAGCAGAAGAAGAGAAAATTCATTTTTTCTTCCTATCTTTACCGCCTCAAAACAAGAAGCCGGAAAAACGTATGTTGCCCGAATACAACGAAGAGATTATCGTCGCCCAGTTGCAAGACCCGAAACATTGCCGGGAAGCATTCGCACTGGTCGTGAGGCATTACAGCCAATCGCTCTACTGGCAGATACGCAAGATGGTGATTTCGCACGACGACGCCGACGACCTGTTGCAAAACACCTTCATGAAGGCATGGTCGAGCATCGCCTACTTTCGCGCCGAGGCTCGCCTGTCGACCTGGCTCTACCGCATCGCGGTAAACGAGACCCTCACCTTCCTGGCCCGGCAACGCCAACAAAACAACGTACCCATCGACGGAGACGATTCATTTCTGGCCGAACGGCTCGAAAGCGACGAATGGTTCGACGGAGAAGAAATACAACGCCTGCTGCAAGAGGCCATACTGCGGCTGCCCGAGAAACAGCGCCTCATCTTCAACATGCACTACTTCGACGAGATGAAATACGAAGATATTTCCCGCATTCTCGGTACCTCGGTCGGTGCCCTGAAAGCCTCCTACCACCACGCCGTCAAAAAAATAGAAGAATATTTAACATCGGCCGATTAAACCTTGTGCAAAGAAAGC
Coding sequences within:
- a CDS encoding sigma-70 family RNA polymerase sigma factor, whose translation is MPEYNEEIIVAQLQDPKHCREAFALVVRHYSQSLYWQIRKMVISHDDADDLLQNTFMKAWSSIAYFRAEARLSTWLYRIAVNETLTFLARQRQQNNVPIDGDDSFLAERLESDEWFDGEEIQRLLQEAILRLPEKQRLIFNMHYFDEMKYEDISRILGTSVGALKASYHHAVKKIEEYLTSAD